A window of the Salvelinus alpinus chromosome 25, SLU_Salpinus.1, whole genome shotgun sequence genome harbors these coding sequences:
- the nipal3 gene encoding NIPA-like protein 3 isoform X1 — translation MAGVEYTAVGGDSYTENLIGTLLAIFGNLLVSIAVSIQKYSHVTLAGTKDPRAFYRTKTWWCGLALTVLGEAANFVSYAFAPLSLIAPLNAVSVIASSILGFIFLREKWKPREFLKRYVLSFLGCILTVAGTYLFATFGPNYHQKLTAENIVKQVVGWPFLLYVLLEIITFCLLLYFYKQRNANYLVVILLLVALLGSVTVITVKAVAGMLVLSVQGTMQLNYPIFYVMFVCMVATVVFQATFLSQATHLYDSSMIACVNYILSTSFAIVAGAIFYLEFNHEDILHICMFLLGCFSCFLGVFLITKNRKRLKAFEPYVTMDMSQGNEGIPTIHDKGWRAVQPDYNGSFSYGALVNNDSVVPATLPEPDHDQLAVTPSPTAAPYSSADLKND, via the exons ATGGCGGGAGTAGAATATACTGCAGTCGGCGGCGATTCCTATACG GAAAACCTAATTGGAACCTTGCTGGCCATTTTTGGTAATTTGCTTGTCAGCATCGCTGTAAGCATTCAG AAATACAGCCATGTAACATTAGCAGGGACCAAGGACCCCCGTGCCTTCTACCGAACCAAAACATGGTGGTGTGGCCTGGCACTTACCGTTCTAGGAGAAGCAGCCAACTTTGTCTCCTATGCCTTTGCACCTTTATCTCTAATAGCTCCATTGAATGCAGTGTCTGTCATAG CAAGTTCAATCTTAGGTTTCATTTTCCTGAGAGAGAAATGGAAGCCAAGGGAATTTTTAA AGCGATACGTTTTGTCTTTCCTTGGATGTATCTTGACGGTAGCCGGGACCTACCTCTTTGCCACGTTCGGACCCAACTATCACCAGAAGCTTACTGCGGAGAACATAGTGAAACAGGTCGTAGGATGGCCCTTCCTCTTGTATGTG TTACTGGAGATTATTACCTTCTGTCTTCTGCTGTACTTCTACAAGCAGCGCAACGCTAATTACCTTGTTGTCATTCTCCTGCTGGTGGCGCTGCTCG GTTCTGTGACGGTCATCACAGTGAAAGCGGTGGCAGGCATGCTGGTTCTCAGCGTCCAGGGCACCATGCAGCTCAACTACCCCATCTTCTACGTCATGTTTGTCTGCATGGTTGCCACCGTAGTCTTCCAGGCTAC GTTTCTCTCCCAGGCTACTCACCTGTACGACTCCTCCATGATAGCCTGTGTGAACTACATCTTATCCACGTCCTTTGCCATTGTCGCAG GAGCCATATTTTACCTGGAGTTTAATCACGAAGACATTCTTCACATATGCATGTTTTTGTTGGG ATGTTTCTCTTGTTTCCTGGGAGTCTTCCTGATCACCAAGAACAGGAAGAGGCTAAAGGCCTTTGAACCTTATGTGACAATGGACATGTCGCAAGGTAATGAAG GTATTCCCACCATTCACGACAAGGGCTGGCGAGCGGTGCAGCCGGACTATAACGGTTCATTTTCCTATGGTGCCCTGGTTAACAATGACAGCGTGGTGCCCGCCACTCTACCAGAGCCGGATCATGACCAGCTGGCAGTCACACCCAGTCCCACCGCTGCCCCCTATAGTTCGGCTGACCTGAAGAACGACTGA
- the nipal3 gene encoding NIPA-like protein 3 isoform X2, producing the protein MAGVEYTAVGGDSYTENLIGTLLAIFGNLLVSIAVSIQKYSHVTLAGTKDPRAFYRTKTWWCGLALTVLGEAANFVSYAFAPLSLIAPLNAVSVIASSILGFIFLREKWKPREFLKRYVLSFLGCILTVAGTYLFATFGPNYHQKLTAENIVKQVVGWPFLLYVLLEIITFCLLLYFYKQRNANYLVVILLLVALLGSVTVITVKAVAGMLVLSVQGTMQLNYPIFYVMFVCMVATVVFQATFLSQATHLYDSSMIACVNYILSTSFAIVAGAIFYLEFNHEDILHICMFLLGCFSCFLGVFLITKNRKRLKAFEPYVTMDMSQGIPTIHDKGWRAVQPDYNGSFSYGALVNNDSVVPATLPEPDHDQLAVTPSPTAAPYSSADLKND; encoded by the exons ATGGCGGGAGTAGAATATACTGCAGTCGGCGGCGATTCCTATACG GAAAACCTAATTGGAACCTTGCTGGCCATTTTTGGTAATTTGCTTGTCAGCATCGCTGTAAGCATTCAG AAATACAGCCATGTAACATTAGCAGGGACCAAGGACCCCCGTGCCTTCTACCGAACCAAAACATGGTGGTGTGGCCTGGCACTTACCGTTCTAGGAGAAGCAGCCAACTTTGTCTCCTATGCCTTTGCACCTTTATCTCTAATAGCTCCATTGAATGCAGTGTCTGTCATAG CAAGTTCAATCTTAGGTTTCATTTTCCTGAGAGAGAAATGGAAGCCAAGGGAATTTTTAA AGCGATACGTTTTGTCTTTCCTTGGATGTATCTTGACGGTAGCCGGGACCTACCTCTTTGCCACGTTCGGACCCAACTATCACCAGAAGCTTACTGCGGAGAACATAGTGAAACAGGTCGTAGGATGGCCCTTCCTCTTGTATGTG TTACTGGAGATTATTACCTTCTGTCTTCTGCTGTACTTCTACAAGCAGCGCAACGCTAATTACCTTGTTGTCATTCTCCTGCTGGTGGCGCTGCTCG GTTCTGTGACGGTCATCACAGTGAAAGCGGTGGCAGGCATGCTGGTTCTCAGCGTCCAGGGCACCATGCAGCTCAACTACCCCATCTTCTACGTCATGTTTGTCTGCATGGTTGCCACCGTAGTCTTCCAGGCTAC GTTTCTCTCCCAGGCTACTCACCTGTACGACTCCTCCATGATAGCCTGTGTGAACTACATCTTATCCACGTCCTTTGCCATTGTCGCAG GAGCCATATTTTACCTGGAGTTTAATCACGAAGACATTCTTCACATATGCATGTTTTTGTTGGG ATGTTTCTCTTGTTTCCTGGGAGTCTTCCTGATCACCAAGAACAGGAAGAGGCTAAAGGCCTTTGAACCTTATGTGACAATGGACATGTCGCAAG GTATTCCCACCATTCACGACAAGGGCTGGCGAGCGGTGCAGCCGGACTATAACGGTTCATTTTCCTATGGTGCCCTGGTTAACAATGACAGCGTGGTGCCCGCCACTCTACCAGAGCCGGATCATGACCAGCTGGCAGTCACACCCAGTCCCACCGCTGCCCCCTATAGTTCGGCTGACCTGAAGAACGACTGA